The genomic DNA CGCCAGGTTACGGGCACTGGCCGCGCTGAGGGCCGCTGGATCGGCTGCCAGCCGGCCCCAGACATCTGCCAGTGCCTGTGCGTTGTCCGGGGGTACCAGATATTCGGGCGGCAGCAGCTCAGGAATGCCGCCGACCGCCGAGCCGATGGCCGGCAGAGCCTGAGCCTGAGCCTCCAGCAAAGCGCGCGGCAGGCCCTCGGTCCGCGACGGAATCAGAAACAGCTCGGCGGCCGCCAGGTCGGCACGCACGGCCTGCGGGGTACTGCGTTGCCCAGCAAATTCGACTGCCGCAGCCACGCCCGCCTGCTCAGCCTGCGCTTCCAAGGCTGAGCGCAGAGGCCCGTCCCCGACAATGCGCAGCCGGACATTCTGCCCCCGGCGCCGCAGCAGAGCCAGCGCCCCAATGGCAACGTCCACCGCTTTGTGCGGCTGCTCCAGACTGCCTACCAGCACCGCCAATGGGCCCGGGCCGCTATAAGCCCGGGGAGCTTCCCGGAACGCTTCAGGAGGCAAGTGAACGTCTGACACGCCAAAGGAAGGCACCCTACGGCGCGGAGGGTAGCGGCGCTGCAACGCTTCTCTGGTCACGTACTGCACAGCGCCGGCTTGGCGGCATTGCCGCTGCGTCAGCCCCGTCAACACCACCCGGAACAGCGGCCGCAGGGGATGCTGGGTGCCCGCCGGGCCGTAGCCCATATAGGGATCATTGATGACCTCAGCAGCAAAAGGGCGGTGCTGGGCCTGCCGCAGGGCAGCGGCCAGATGTCCCAGCAGGCCCGAGAGCCGCACGATGACGGCATCTTCAGGCTCAATGCCGCGCTGCAGGGTCCGCACCACAGCCGGCAAGCGCCGCAGCAGGCCTACTGGCCCCTGGTAAGAGGGAACATGCAGCACCGTGACCCCCGGAGCGTCCACCCGGCGGTAGCCCGGCGGCACTGCGGACACCAGCTGCGAGCGGCCCACCACCTGCACTTCCTCGAAAGTCGCCAGGTAGCGCTGCCAGTGTGCTGCGGTAGCGTGGCCGTTGTCATAGGTGGCACCGTCAGGCGTATGCAGGAAGCGCTGTTCCAGAACGATAGAAACACGCAAGATTTATTTCCTTCTTTCTACTATAGGCGGCTGGAATCTGGAAGCGGAAAAGCCGCTCGCAGGAGCTTCAGGCGTCAGGGCCACCACCATGGCCAGGGCCAGCAGCGGCAGGAACGACCCGAAAGCCGAGTTGGGATAGAGGGTCTCGGTGGCGAAGGTCGTGGCCCATAGACCGATCAGCACATTCAGGCCAATGCCAGCGCGGCGGCTTCGCAGCGCATACAGGCGTGTCATCAGCTTCCAGAACAGCATAACCATGACGGTCAGGCCCGCCAGACCGGTCTCGTAAAGGACCTGTAGAACCATCATGTGAGCGTTGGAGCCGTTGTTGGCAATGCCGGAGCCCAGCCCACTGCCCAGCAGCAGCCGGACCGGATCGGCCATCAGGTTCCGGAGATAGGTCTGCCAGATTTCACCGCGCCCGGCCAGGTTCTCGGTGTTGCCAGCCTGCAGAATGGTGGCCTGCCGCGCCACCAGGCTATCGAGCTGATCTTGCAGGTAAGGCGCAGCCAGCAGGCCAGCCACCCCGGCCAGCAAGATCAGCAGGGTGGAGCGCAGCGGCATCCGCAGGCTTTCCAGCAGCATGAACAACAGCGCTCCCACCAGGCCCGCCCGCGCCCCCGACAGAAAACAGGCCACCACGATGCCCAGCAGTACCCAGGTGTTGGCTTTGGCGGGGCGCAGCATCATCAGCAGAGCGCCCTGCAGCAGTACCATCGCCGCCACATGCGCGTGGTTGTAGCCTACGGTGCCCAGGCCGCGCTCATGATGCAGGTAATACGATTCCCACGGCCCGGAAACCCCCAGGCCGCGCGGCAGCAGCTGCCCTAAAGTCTGGGGAATGGCCGGCGAAAAATAGGTCCAGATGACCGTCAGGGCCATCACCACAAAGCCGAAACGGGCAGCCCGCTCCCAACCGGCCAGGACCCCAGCCGACAGCGGCAGCCGGGCCGCCGCCCAGAACACCCCCAGCAGCTGCAGCAGCTTGAACAGCTGAAAGACCCCGAAAGGAATGGCCACGTCCAGCCGGCCGTCTCCCATCACGAACAGCAAGAGCAGCGAACCGGCCGCCAGAGCAGTGACGGCAGCCAGACTGCGGGCCAGTGGGCGCAGGTCCGGCCGTAGAGGAGCGCGGTAGAGTACGGCGCCCAGCAGCAGCAACCACAACACCAGGTCGGCCAGAGTGGGCCAGAGTGCCCAGGGACCCACGCCTAGCACAGGCAGGCCAAACCCCTGCACGGCGATAAACACGCCCAGCAGCCAGGTGACCGCCCGCTCCAGAGTCGGCGCCCAGCTTTGGTTCGTTCTCGTTCCCGGTGCCGGCAGGGACGCTGCGCCAGTCCAGCGCAGACTCACGGCTGTTCCCCGCGCCCGGCCCGCAGGTAGAAGTCGGTCAGCTCACGGACCCCTTCTGAAATGTCAAACCCCATCCTGGGTGGGGCATGCCGGCCGTGCGCGAGGGCGTCCGCGACCGCGTCGGCCCAGACGACCGGCCCATCGCTGAGCGGCAGCCTTGCCACATCAATAAAGGGGAAACGGACGTCGTCGGAGGTAATCGGCACGCCGGTGGACACCACGCAGGGCAGCCCGGCGGCCTGAGCCTCAATAAAGGCCAGACAGAGGCCCTCAAAATGCGAGGGCAAGACGAAAGCGTCCATCAGCCACAGCAGATCAGCCACGTCGGCGCGGGACCCCAGCAGCCTGACCCACTCGCTGAGGCCCAGCTGCTCGGCGCGCTTTTCGATGGCCGGGCGTTCGGCGCCTTCTCCGATCAACAGTACGTAAGCTGGGCCATGCCGCCGGTGATACTCAGCCAGCACGTCCAGCAAAAACAGGTGGTTCTTCTCAGGCCGCAGCTGCGCCACACAGCCGAGCACCTGCGCCGGCCGCAGCTGGAGCTGCTGGCGCAACTCGTCAGTGGGCCGTGGCGTCTGCAGAGCGGTCAGGTCAACACCCAGGTTGATGATCTGCACTCCCTGGGCACGCCAGTCGGGGCCAAACAGCGCATTCGCGGCCGCCTGGCTGACCGCCGTGCGGTGGGTAACCGAGTTCTGCAATGCACTTTGTGTTAGGCGCAGGTAGATGGCCCGCGCCCCACGCGCCTGACGGTCGATCTGCGCCGTGTCGTTATGGCTGGTCGCTACCCGCGCCGGCACCCCGGCCAGCCGCGCCACCCACAGCAGCAGCCCACCGAAATGGTGGATATGGCTGTGCACGATGTCATAAGGCCCGTAAGTCCGCAGCACACGGCGGTAGGCCCGCAAAAATTGCGGGAGCTGGCCGGTAGGCGGCAAATGAAAGATCCGGGCGCCCCGGGCCCGCAGCTCGGCCTCGTACTCGCCGGTATGCGGCTCGGGGCTGGCAATCAGAATGTCCATCTGCACCTGGGCAGGATCGGCGCGGCGAAATACGTTGACCAGCCAGGTTTCGATGCCAC from Deinococcus sp. Marseille-Q6407 includes the following:
- a CDS encoding O-antigen ligase family protein; amino-acid sequence: MALTVIWTYFSPAIPQTLGQLLPRGLGVSGPWESYYLHHERGLGTVGYNHAHVAAMVLLQGALLMMLRPAKANTWVLLGIVVACFLSGARAGLVGALLFMLLESLRMPLRSTLLILLAGVAGLLAAPYLQDQLDSLVARQATILQAGNTENLAGRGEIWQTYLRNLMADPVRLLLGSGLGSGIANNGSNAHMMVLQVLYETGLAGLTVMVMLFWKLMTRLYALRSRRAGIGLNVLIGLWATTFATETLYPNSAFGSFLPLLALAMVVALTPEAPASGFSASRFQPPIVERRK
- a CDS encoding glycosyltransferase is translated as MRVSIVLEQRFLHTPDGATYDNGHATAAHWQRYLATFEEVQVVGRSQLVSAVPPGYRRVDAPGVTVLHVPSYQGPVGLLRRLPAVVRTLQRGIEPEDAVIVRLSGLLGHLAAALRQAQHRPFAAEVINDPYMGYGPAGTQHPLRPLFRVVLTGLTQRQCRQAGAVQYVTREALQRRYPPRRRVPSFGVSDVHLPPEAFREAPRAYSGPGPLAVLVGSLEQPHKAVDVAIGALALLRRRGQNVRLRIVGDGPLRSALEAQAEQAGVAAAVEFAGQRSTPQAVRADLAAAELFLIPSRTEGLPRALLEAQAQALPAIGSAVGGIPELLPPEYLVPPDNAQALADVWGRLAADPAALSAASARNLALARGYADDVLDRERTAFQRVVRSQATRKERP
- a CDS encoding glycosyltransferase; the protein is MNPAASPSSQPPVRVLHLTGNLDRGGIETWLVNVFRRADPAQVQMDILIASPEPHTGEYEAELRARGARIFHLPPTGQLPQFLRAYRRVLRTYGPYDIVHSHIHHFGGLLLWVARLAGVPARVATSHNDTAQIDRQARGARAIYLRLTQSALQNSVTHRTAVSQAAANALFGPDWRAQGVQIINLGVDLTALQTPRPTDELRQQLQLRPAQVLGCVAQLRPEKNHLFLLDVLAEYHRRHGPAYVLLIGEGAERPAIEKRAEQLGLSEWVRLLGSRADVADLLWLMDAFVLPSHFEGLCLAFIEAQAAGLPCVVSTGVPITSDDVRFPFIDVARLPLSDGPVVWADAVADALAHGRHAPPRMGFDISEGVRELTDFYLRAGRGEQP